aagagaaaaattttcaaagaaaaaaaaataaatcgttTCGAATCCTTAGATAGAGCGTGGGCAAGTGTACGTGTGTTTGTGTGTCGCGAGGCACATTAGCTAACCAGGTACGTATACATTTCTTACGCAAACTAGCGAAAGTAGGCGGGTGCGAGAGCCGCTCGGCAACGGAGAGACCGACCAACCAACCAACCAGTCGGATAGCCAGCCACACACGTAGCAGACCGGGGCAAAAGATACGTGAGAACGCGTGTGTACGTTTTCGAGCAGCTCGGGTTGGGAAAAAGGGTTGCGAAAGGCTGCCGAAAGCGCCTCCTTCGCGCCGAAAGCGAGAGCGGAGAAGCCTGGCCCGGAGTCACGAAACGGGCTGCCGGAGACATATCTGGGGCCCGTACGTTCCCAACAGGCCTTAATTAACACGTGCTCGGCTACGTGAGTTATTTATAACGTTCGCGATCGAAGGGAACCGTGTAATTGTCCCGTGTTCCCCGTCTACGAAATTTTCATTCCTTACATGATCTCACCCGAGATGACATTGCtagaaaacaatttttcatttccttttgcTTTTGTATTATATTAGAGGTATTCGAAATCATTCAATTGATCGTTTACAAATGACGATAGGATGAATTTTGGCGAAGATTTTAACGCCTTTTCATTCGTtactctttttttaaatacaacatCTATGTTAAATTTTGTGGTAGTAATATTAAAGATCAAGTTGATTAAGCAAGAGAATTCCTGTTCGAAGGGAAAGTTAGTGGCGACATTGAAAATATCCAAGGGAAGAAACTACTGTGGAGGATGTAGGCGCGGTTTAGATCGTGGACCATGACCAAGTGATAGTGACTCCGAGAATCAGCTGGTGCGCGACTGAATGAGGTTACCCGGCATTTAAATGAGCTCCATTTTACGGGGCTTGCGGCGGAAACTGCTCCCGAACGAGAATTAAGCAGTCGTTTCACGTAGCAACGCGATTCGCTTGCATAAATCATTAGAAAGCTATTCAAACGTTGAACGCGAATTTACGCGCGACGACGTATTACGCTCATTTTGTAACGtaactcgtttctttttcttttgtaaacGCGCGTATACGAGGGAGAAGAAGGATTGCGCAAACACGAAACGGCGAGCAACCACGGTAACTCGAGCGAGCCTGAGAAATCTACAGGTGACAAAAAACCGGCGTTAAGTTTTTATCGGATTTCTAAGTAAAGTCCGTGGACATCGAATTAGAATTCgacttaaatattttcaatatttccttattttcatttttttttttccaacgaaTTTTTGATACTCTTTACGAAAGGAACCTTGTTGCGCGACCGCTCCTTTCCATGCCTTTTACGGCTATTCCAAGAGACCCAAATCCAAACAACCACTATACTATACGTATAACGCGTCGATCATTCAAGGCCTAAGCTACAAATCGTGAAAATAAAAAGGCATGCATCACGGTGTATACCCGACGCCCTTCGAGAGTCAGGCTCACCCTCGAGTTTCGCAAGGACCTCGGTTGCAACTGCACGGCACGCCGCGGCACCCTGTTCGTATGCAGCACATTACGATCGCGTCGATGTATCTCGCGGAGATAAAAAAGCATCGCGTCCTCGTCGGATTCGCGCTAAAGCGGACGACGCTTGCGCGACGccgcgcggcgcggcgcggcgcgacgAGGCGTGAGAGGTGCGAGAAGGCGCTGCCTGCACGTACGCGACCGAGGGAGTAGGACGCAGGTGgagagggagggagggagggatAGTGGGGAAGGGTGAGCCCGGTGGGAGGCAAGGATTCGTGTCATTGTCAGTGGGTAATCAGGTCAGTGGGCCAGTGGGACGACCACTTTCAATTTCAGTCCTTCTAGCTGTGCAACTCGCCGTGCCATGCCGCGTCGTGTTATCTCGTGCTCGCACTCTTCCTCTCCCTCTATCTCTACACGGCCTCCATACCTTCCTCTCTTTTCCACCATTACGCTCTATCTGTTGCGCGATTACACCTCTTGTTCGTTGCTTCGTTGCCGTGTCTACCGTCGAGCGGACCACACTACTCGCCAGAGCGTCGTGACTTGGTCagagaaataaagagaaaagaaacggcGCGCTTTTTCTTCGTTTGCAAACgtgtgttgttgttgttgttgttgttgttgttgttgttaaagAGAAATGAACGAGAGAACGATAGGGAGAGTGACAGGATGAAACGTGTATATGCGGGACAAGGGGCTAAGGGGTAAAGGGAAGAATGATGCACGCGCGATCGCGCTGGCTCGTTCGCTCTGTCGTGCACGGACGCCGGGAAAGATAGCAGAAAGTAGGACGCGTATTAAAAACCACAGACCGTGTCCCGTGGCGTCACTTCTCGTGCCTCGCCGCGGTGCGTCGGTATTACCCAATCGAATTCATCATAACTGGCACGAGAAACGTACGATCGAGCGAGTAAGCGAACCGACCGGCTCGCCGCGGCCGATTGTCGAATTGTTACGAATGGTAGGGGCAGAATTATGCGGCATAAAAGAGAGAGGCAATTTCGGTGATAAAACGCGATCAGCGCCATAACGCGGTGATCGATGGAAACATCGACCGCCTAACTTCGAACGATCTACGATAAACACTTTCGATTTCGATGCTTACGCTTTCAGATTCTCCTAACGCGTTCCTTCTACGAAACGAAActatcgatttctttttttcatcgttcAATCGAATAGAAAAGATAAGAAACGTTCTATGTAACtgtgaaatagaaatagaagatTTTTTTTCACGGTAAAAGTGTAGGGAAATATTAGCGAAGCGCTAAATTTAACGGCTGATCGAAAGGAGAGCAACGCCGTGTCGCGGCGATCGCGGGAATTATAAAAGGTTCGAGCGCGCCTCTTCCGCTCGAATCGATGATCCTTAATCACGTTTGAAAACTAAGCTGACGCTAAAGCATCGTGCACagagtaaattaattttcctacggAATTGGGTCGCGTCCTTGAAGGGTTACTCGTAAAAGCCCGAGAAATGTCTGCTAACTATAGTTCATGAAATATTCTTTAACGACCGTTGGACAGAGAGTCGATGCGCGACGACAGAAATAATCCTGCCTATAAATCAATTCTACGAAACTACATTACCCGTTGCATTACCGAATAAAACGAAAAACAATTTCCGTATCGAACTGAAGTTTGTCAGGTTCGATGAATCGATCGAGGAAATACGTGTCTTCCTCTCACGCGATGGACGCCATCTTTCCAAATCGGAAGACGCCTAACCTCTAAAAAAATGGTTTACAAAACTACTACAACTAACTAAATGAAACGTTTCCCGGACAGTTTGAAATGTCGCGCGCATGCGTCCGGTAGAACGGATAGCAATTCTTACGTATGCGATCCTTTGGGCAAGCTTTTAGACGTTGATACCATTGGGAGGGCGCCACAAGTTAGGAGAAGCAATTTGGCGGTGCCAGATACATGCATATATGGTCTACTATTTTGAATAACTCGCAAGGAAATctttcaatttctatttttcctACTGAATTATGTTCATCTCTCCGGGAGAAATTATTCGCGattgcaataaaattattcaaacccGTTACACGGAATTACAAATTTATTCTCAATAAATCGGTAACGACGACATAATAGCCATTAGTAACGGCCGGAGAATGCGAGTAAGGATTATTTCCGACGGCGTACAGTTACCGCCATTAGACGATTACGATGCAGCATTAAATTATACCTTGCAATGGAAGAAAGATATTTATAAACCGGTAAGCTCTCgaggaaagatataaaaatacaTTGTTTGTCGTTTATCATCGCGATCGGTTAACGATACCATTTTCAAGAAAGATATCTCAAGTTTCGatgataaattaatgaaaattaattatgtcGATGCATAATTGTTTTATCAAATTATGTAACAAAATGATATCCTTCTATATTTAAATGAAGAAAAGAGGAAGCGAGCTTATTTTTCATCGAGGTTACATTATCGTGTAATTACGATGCCACGAAGGAGAAGAGAGGGGGGCAGAGGGGGGTGAAAGGTGAGCTAAAGGGGATGAAAGTTCGTAACATCAAATTGGCTAAAGGGTATCTATACCGGTGGCCCAGGCCCGCTGGGAacgttgaataataattattgttgttGGCTCGGCTTGGTGTTATTGAGTTATTCCAATGCGAGTTTATCAAAGTGGGTCAAGCGATTCAATAGCGACCGTCGTGGAGGAGAAACGACCCATCGTCTTAACGTCGCGTGGGAGTGTACGTATAGTAATAGAGCAATGTGTACACAGTGAACGACATACACACACAAGTGTACCGCATCAATTTGGTATATACAAAAATAGCTTCGACAAAATCGGTACACAAGAAATTAATATACTTATTTTTCGTTAAGCATGAAATCGTATCTAATCTCCTAATAACTTAATACCGTCTTGAaactttataaaattcaatcagAATTACTATCCATTCAAAGTATACTCTTCCGAGAAGCAATCAAGACCTTCCGTTTGCTCTTAACGCGTGTTTGTCTTCGAATTAGACACTTTACCAGCTGAAACTCTAATTCGTCCATCAAACAAACGAAAAGAGAATATCAGGAAAAATCATCTCGACGTGGAATAAAAACGGTCTCGGTTGTTGCTTTGTTACACCTTCGTTGACACAGTGCAAAGCGCAATGACTCACTCTTTCCAGTATCGTACGCTTGTTACCCCGTCTACTAATTACCATAAATCTGACTGCAATTACGAGGCGTGGAACGTTATTAGACAGCTTTTTCGCGCGATCGCTAGATCCTCGCAGGATTTTCGCAGGTAGTTCGAAGGATAATTATCTGCTTTCCATTAGCAACAGGTAGAACGAGACCTGTCATAAATTGCCGTAAGAAAGCGGTAGGATTGTTCAGTTCACTCCCGGTGAGAGTTGGGACAACAGTGTCAACGATTGCACAATAAGGATTCGTGTGCCGCGCCGGTATGGCACCCTTGCTGGGACCGGTAATAAACACGAATCGTCTTGAAGAAAATTTTGACTGAGACgtcacggaaacgatgcaaaCAGGTTCGAATTTGTTggacaaagagagagagagagagagagagggagagggaaaAGTGAAAAGGGTCGTGTGACCATTGTTGAACGGACACTTCCAAAGTCATTGGGCAAATACGGTGGAAAAAGAAAGCTTAGTTAGAGAAGACACGAATGTCTCTTTACGCAACGAACGACTGGAAATTTGACTTTTGAATGAGATCGAGGTACTTGAGAAATCGAAGACTGTATCAGCCTCGGCTAGGTTTTTCTAGAAAACTAAAGGAAACTCGAACGGAAATACACTTGAACTCGTTAAAGACCCTAAATTGGTATACGAATATATTGTTACAGctttcatttgaaattgaaattgagatCCTTCAATTATTTGAACCCCTTCGACCCCACATCCGACACACTAATTTTTGTACCTTGCATCGAGTCTAGCTTATGAAATTGTCtgaaaaaaattatcataaCCATAAACATATCAATATGAAACATAAAGAATCTGCTGAAAGAATAGATAAAGCAGGTTAAACGATGTGTCGGAGGCGAAGCCTTGAGAATATTCATGAATATTGTGTAACTTTTTTGGAATGGTATCATATTTAAATTCTTCTCGTCCACAGGTACCATCCTGCGCTTGATTTGCAAGCACCGGCTGTGCACTTTGCTCCGTCGttgttaaaataagaaaattaaaaatagccgCCCAGAGTTATAAATGAAAGTGCATCTAGCTAACGCTTTTTCTCTATTATGCTTGCCAACATTTACTCTGCGTACCAGAGGAAAATGGATACCGAGAGGGGGGAGCGTCTAGTTGCACCTGTACCGCACCTTTTCGTCTCGGTGCACGGATCCGTTTGGTCCCCAATCGAGCGGATAATCGTGATTTACGGAGCCCGGACTCCCCTCTGTTCGACTGCGACACGCAACAAGTGCATTTCGGCACAGCAGGTAGATGTTGACGCGGTCTATTGTCAAAGAAGGGTGTAACATCCCCGGAACAACCTGAGACCCCGAAGAATTGCGAGAAATTCGTGTGCGGCACGCGCCGCCACGCTTATGAAAACTCGGGAAAGCTTGGCTCTTACCTTTCGCAGAATCACCGACAATCCTCACCCCCCCCCCGACGAGTAACAGTCGCAGTTACCTTTTACAGGGCTAATATATTTTCCCTCTACCCCCGGACAAGCGGAAAAGAAAATTGCGCTCGACTCGCAATATTTTTTCGAAACGCGTCGCGTTTATCCCCTCGGGTGAAATACGATCGTTATAAAAGCGAAGAGAATTACTTACTCTTAAGGTTTACGTGACAAAAGTAAGACTCGACAAATACTTCTATTGTCGGATGAGAAAGGAAGAGAGACAAGAGTATTTTTCAGgagttttgaaaatttcctaTCTTTTAAATACACCTGGTGTTGATTTTTGTAATCGACGCGTTTAACCTTTCGCACCCGATTCCATTTTCGTCTAATATATTCGACAACCTGTGGTCATTACCAAACGAGGTAAGTTTAAAGATAACAATGGGCAAAATtgttatgaaatttaataaggTGGAAGCAGTGTCCGAGTGCAAGGCGTTAACAAATTTTCGCAAAGCTTCGCTCGTTCGAATGAAAGTAAAAGTAACGAGAACCTGCCGGCGTGTCGCGTGAAATGCGAGCGTGGAAAGAAGACGGCGAGGTTCGCGACGCCTCTTTCCGACCTTTAAAATCGTGCAAACGCATTTCTAGAGTTGCATCGCGACGCTTTCACCGCTCGTTCAAGACTCGAGAAGCGACGTGATGTAAGGAGTTTGCCAACGCTTCTCTCACCGGTAACATAGACCCATTTTTAATTAACCTCGCAACCTGTTCCCCGAGACGATCTCATCCGATAAATGCCCGCCCCGAAACCGATCGCGGCGAAGAGTCTGCTAACTCGCAAAGTTACGCTATCAAAACGCGGCAAGCCAGTCGGAACGATACTTCCGGCTGATAATTTCGTGTCGCTTCCTATGTTATCTGGTTTACCGCTAATTTTGCAAGCGTAACGCCTATCTCGCCTCGAGTTACAGCTGATTGTGTCAttcttgaaaattgaaagatgGGGGAGTATAAGGTGCAACGAAGATTAGACAAAATTTTCTTCTCGTTGAAACGGGTTCGACCCGAAGCGTTTCGATTCTTTTCAGGTGATGTATGTATCACGGACGAATTTCCACGCTTCGATGGACTTGACACAACAATTGAAAATGGGGGCACTAATCGTATACTCGGCTAAGGGGGTTGGGAGTGAAGAGaaagaacgaagaagaaaatagagTGCAAACTGCCCTTGACGCTCGCAGAAACAAGCCCGCGTAATCGCGCAATGCCACAATGCAGCTAATTATCTGCATTAATGCTGGCGAGAGCCATGAATATTCATACTTGACATCTTTATCAGGAACAGCGGGAAATTGGACTGGTTTTCTATATGTATGTACGCGGTGGTTCCTTTTTGACCCAGCTTCGCGCCGAATCGATAGCGGTGTCACGGTTAAGGAAATTAAACCGAGGCGCGCACAGCCTCGAGACGCGACCACCGAACATCGATACCAGAAGAATCGTTTTCAAGCTCGAGCCACTCGTGCTTACTTGTTTACCGAGTAATTAGATATTCTTGCCAGCCGGAGCACTTTGACACGGATTCGTCTAACGAGCGCTCTCTCAGCTCGGTCCGTTCgaacgagtaaaaaaaaaaagagaaaaattcgaCTGGCAATCGTTTCGCGATGCACCGTTGCAAAAAGACAACGGATACGTGGTGGGGATGGAGCCGACACGGTGGGAGAGAAGAGTGGACGTAAATAAAGGCGAGAGCGagtctcgtttcatcgaaccgCTATTTTGTCCGCGAAGGGTCGGTGCAACGTTCATAAAAGAAACGCTCGAAGGTTGTCTGTTCTAAATCCGAGGCAGCGGGAGGGTCGGTTTGCATCTTCGCTTTGGAATTCGCGGCGAAACGCCTGTTGCGCGAACCGTGGCGCGCGACACGGCCAACGCTCGAAGAATCGCATACCCAGCGCACCCCCGCCGATTCCTTGGCACCGCGTTTCATTTTGTCGCGCGCGAAATAACGCGTGTCCTATCATGATTATCTCCCTCCGTTCTTCCCTGCGCCTGTTATCGCGCGAACCTTTCGATATAAACAACGATTTCGACTTTTATCCCGCGACTCTTTGCGTGTCGCGAATAATGTTTTTAAGCCGACTATGGCTGcgagtcgtcgtcgtcgttaatTTTCGACTAACCTCTCAGTTCCATATGGTACGCTGTTCTTTCGTTATTACGGGTCGCTTCGAAACGCTTGCGCGGTGTAAATTCTTGTAATTAGATGTTCTATTTATACGTTGTGTAGTTGAAGATTTCGTACTGTACGCGTTGATAAAGATTGCCTGCACGCGTACGAGGGCTCGTTCAGAATGAGCATCGATGAATGAGATTTATTTCTAGGCGTTTTATTAACGACCGGTTGCGATAAAGTCAAGCTGTTTCTCTAATACCGCTATTGCTGGCGGAAAAATCAAGTATCGATAGAGAgtgtagaaaataatgaaaaatcgtGTAATGCCCGCTCGCTGTAACCACGAGGAAGAATGAAATCGGCGAGTACCTGTAACTTCGGATGTGGACGGAAGGCGCAAGAGTGAAACGAGTAAGCGAGTAAATGAGACAAAGAGAGAAGGagcgaacgaaagagaaagaggggaTACATAGACAGCGTGTAACGTTGgcgagaaaaggaaaggaagaaaggactGCACGCACGGACCGAGAGGGAGATAGTTGAAAGCGAaagcgagaaagagaaacggcAAAGAACGAGAGTGAAGCAAAGAGGAGGGCAAAGCAGAAGAAAGAAGGGAGTTTGGCAAGAGCGGTATATGTACTACGGCAACAAAGAACTCGAGAGTATAGAAACGAGTGTTTGAGGTTACCTGAGGCATCGTTCGTTGGCAGATCGGTGACCAAGTTGACCCGTGGTCGCGAGTGTGATTGCTGCTGTACCTGATGAAGGTTCGGCTGCTGTTGAGGTCCGGTCAAAGGCAGATTAGCCGCGGTGTTGTTTTCAGTCAGGATGGTCGGTACcgtggaggaggaggatgacGTTGATTCCGTAAGGGCCGTCGCGGTGGTGTTCTCGAGGGCCGTGTGGCCCCCACCTTCCCCTGTCCCCGTAGCCATTCGGCCCTCGTGCATTCCAGCAGACAGACAGACGGGGGTCCCTCCTCCTGCACGTCGTCCCCAAGCGCACGCACTTCTCTCGAAACACCTACACTCTCTTACGTGCCCTCGCTCTCTTTCTTACCCCCGTCTATCTATCTGTCTgtcttctttcctttctctctgtctAGTCGACAGAACCGCGCGTTCGGTCTTTTTCCTTCTATATCTCCTTCTTTCCTTGTTTTCCCTCTCtgtttttctctcttcctcctcGTGTGCGCACGCTCTTGCTATCCTTCTCTCTTTTTACTACTACGCTCCCCGCGCCGGCCAGCGCCGTCTGAGCGTACCGAAACTACACCGTCTCTTTCAACCAAACATCGGTATATCACACAACAGCGACATCACACACGCCCGCGGAAAAATGAGCCCCGCGCGGATTATTAACCTCCTGTCCGCCGGCTCGAAAAAAATCGAACGTTAGACAAATGTAGGTCTGTAGGCCACTTCACTTACACTTTGCATCGGGACGGGCACTCCCTTAGTCAAGCGAGCGTCCGGCGCACCGTTGCGCTCTGACAGCACGAGTTCCAGGGTCGTATGATCCGCGTTAGTGCCCGCGACCTAGCCGTTCTGTCAGTACCGCGCACCGAAAACACATTTTTTGATACCCGCCTTCTCGTTCCTGCCATCGTGGTGTAGCATCTATCGACGTTATTGCGATAATCTTCTTCTCGAATTCCAACTCGATCGAAAGTTTGTTTACGTCATCGATTTCAACCAGCGTTGCAGCTTCGATAGATCGATGTATCACGAACTCGTTCGTACCATCTTCTTAAAGTTAACAATTCAATCTTCTACAGCGataattataattgattttgtcttttatcttcattttctaCTATGATCGATGCGTTACTCAACAATATTtcgattaattttgaaaatgtagTAGATGACGTGTGTCTTTATAATCTGTGAAAAATTAATTCGTTTCAttaattctttcaaatttaCTCAAATTGCTCGTGTCTTAATTTTAACACGATGTACGATTATAAGATATCGCACAAGTTAGACTGTTTACACGACAGGTGCAatgttataaatgaaaatatatactAAAAAGCTCGTGAAACTAAAATTAATCGATTactataaaatacaatattaaattcctgtctctataataatttcaacaaaCTATTGATAATAAGTATTGCACCCAATATTACATTCACAGGCACGTCAGTGGGTAACGAAAGGGAAAATATGACTATACTCATCTCGTAAATGCCATACAATCTAGAAAAAGACTAACCAAACATATTTGTATGTTCAATACAAATATCTCAAACACTGATATAATCTCATAagttttactttaattttctgACATTGAACAATAACGGAAGGAAAAGTGGTTTGAAAGAAGGAACGTATCGAGAGTAGTCTTATGTAGGTACCAAGATTTACTAGACACGGCACTGTGTTCCAATAATGTATCACGGAAAGACGCAATTTCCGAAAGATTTCCCTGTTCTCTCGTGTTTGCAGGCATTTAGAACCTGCAAATTGAAAGGCTGTCAAATGTGTTTTTCGTGTTATAAATGCTGTCAATTTACCACTGTCTTAAATACGACGATACTGTCTAAGTAGGTCAGGTGTCACAATATCTGGTCGTCCTATTATGGGGCGCTTTTACACCAAATGTTGCATAACTCGTCACGCACGACTTCACCAAATATAACCGTGTAAAAACtatgacctgacggacataatgcgATGTAATCTCTTTTCATTGTACAATACACTTGACTAACGCTTTCGGATAACGTTTGCAGCGCTATCTAACATTAAAAGGCGCGAAATATGAACCACTGATGTACCGTACTTAACTTACCCTTTTCTAATATctttatacattttaataaaaatgtatgatGCAGTGAAAATGCAACGTGGAAATaacaatttgtaaaattttaatgtttaataacaatcatACAAagtgttataaaaatatatatgtatataggtattagaatatatattatatatgccAAATATTTGTGAGTAGTAACATAGTTACTGAAAttgattaaatataaatataaaatatcataaaaaaatatgaaattgcatATAAAAAAACTACCTCAGTACATAATGACGATAATGCACTACTGCACACTCAACCATTTATGTAGCTCTTTGTTTAGCTTGATTAAGTAGATGACGTGAGATTATAAGTCTTTGAATTTGGGCAGTGCCTTCGtagatttgataaatttttgcATCTCGCATTAATTTTTCTACCGGATATTCGCTATTGAATCCAGCGCCACCGAAAATCTGTAAAACAATTTGAATcataaaattaatacaaatttttaacaaCAGACATGCTGTACAATAATTGACTATATACTTGTACTGCATCTGTTGCACATTTATTAGCAACATCACCAccgtaacattttgcaatactagCAAGCAATGTAGCTGATGGAAGGTTATTATCAGCAGCCCAAGCTGACTTCATCCATGCAAGTCTAGCTGTTTCAACAGCAATCGACATATCGGAGAGCATAAACGCTACAGCTTGATGTTCAGCTATTACTTTATCAAAAGTTTTACGTTCTAATGAATATTTTGTAGCTTCATCTAATGCTCTCTGAGCTAATCCAACGGACGCAGATGCaacctataaaaataaaaaagttgtaaTACCCTTCCTATGTCTTGTTTTGTGGTATGTTTCCTTTCGTA
This Osmia lignaria lignaria isolate PbOS001 chromosome 9, iyOsmLign1, whole genome shotgun sequence DNA region includes the following protein-coding sequences:
- the LOC117600789 gene encoding uncharacterized protein LOC117600789 isoform X2, with protein sequence MHEGRMATGTGEGGGHTALENTTATALTESTSSSSSTVPTILTENNTAANLPLTGPQQQPNLHQVQQQSHSRPRVNLVTDLPTNDASDGNKTCAPAFQRYRRK
- the LOC117600789 gene encoding uncharacterized protein LOC117600789 isoform X1, translated to MHEGRMATGTGEGGGHTALENTTATALTESTSSSSSTVPTILTENNTAANLPLTGPQQQPNLHQVQQQSHSRPRVNLVTDLPTNDASVSKMGLQSGAVLGTLHTPRHVARRAREREREQKEKERYITLTRKREKDHTSLIFFASNITSYRYHTCIANTEIVIAR
- the LOC117600789 gene encoding uncharacterized protein LOC117600789 isoform X3: MHEGRMATGTGEGGGHTALENTTATALTESTSSSSSTVPTILTENNTAANLPLTGPQQQPNLHQVQQQSHSRPRVNLVTDLPTNDASVCARAFISFV